One Manihot esculenta cultivar AM560-2 chromosome 6, M.esculenta_v8, whole genome shotgun sequence DNA segment encodes these proteins:
- the LOC110617506 gene encoding heparanase-like protein 1 isoform X1, protein MKSSIIICPMGYCLSLLFFLASLPGIFAQDVKHATVVVDGTLTTATTDDNFICATLDWWPHDKCDYNQCPWHYSSVINLNLSRPLLAKAIQAFRYLRMRIGGSLQDQVFYDVGNLNSTCHPFRKMKDGLFGFSKGCLHMNRWDELNHLFSRTGAIVTFSLNALHGRHQIRKGVWGGAWDSSNAYDFMNYTVSKGYKIDSWEFGNELSGSGIGASVSAELYGKDVIKLKEIIKDLYKNSDSKPSLVAPGGFYNQQWYAKLLQVSGSGIVNIMTHHIYNLGAGVDPNLVNKILDPRHLSKVSETFSGIVQTIQHNGPWASAWVGESGGAFNSGGHRVSNTFVNSFWYLDQLGMAAKYHTKVYCRQTLIGGNYGLLNATTFIPNPDYYSALLWHRLMGKGVLAVGSDASPYLRAYAHCSKGRAGITLLLINLSNQTDYIISVRNSMTMRLHTKKKMQTESSLIHGLKRSVSWVGHDTLNGATREEYHLTPKDGYLRSETMVLNGIPLQLTESGDIPRMDPVHNNVNSPIYISSLSISFIVFPNFDAPSCA, encoded by the exons ATGAAGAGTAGTATAATTATTTGCCCAATGGGATACTGTCTGTCCTTGCTTTTCTTTCTGGCTTCTCTCCCTGGCATTTTTGCTCAAGATGTTAAACATGCTACAGTTGTGGTTGATGGGACGCTCACTACTGCTACAACAGATGATAATTTCATTTGTGCTACCCTAGATTGGTGGCCTCATGATAAGTGTGACTACAACCAGTGTCCATGGCACTATTCATCCGTCATAAATTTG AACTTGTCTCGTCCTCTTCTAGCAAAAGCTATCCAAG CTTTCAGGTACCTGAGGATGAGAATTGGAGGTTCTTTGCAAGACCAAGTATTTTATGATGTAGGAAATTTGAATTCTACTTGCCATCCATTTAGAAAGATGAAAGATGGGCTGTTTGGATTTTCAAAGGGATGTTTACACATGAACCGATGGGACGAGCTGAATCATTTATTCAGTAGAACAGG GGCCATTGTGACATTCAGCTTAAACGCCCTCCATGGTAGGCATCAGATCAGGAAGGGTGTTTGGGGAGGAGCGTGGGATTCAAGTAATGcttatgattttatgaattaCACTGTCTCAAAAGGATACAAGATAGATTCATGGGAATTTG GTAATGAGTTGAGTGGAAGTGGCATTGGTGCAAGTGTCAGTGCAGAACTCTATGGGAAAGATGTGATCAAACTTAAAGAGATTATCAAGGATTTGTACAAGAACTCTGATTCCAAACCTTCACTTGTAGCACCTGGAGGATTTTATAACCAGCAGTGGTATGCTAAGCTTCTTCAGGTTTCAGGTTCAGGCATAGTCAATATCATGACTCATCATATATACAACTTAGGTGCAG GTGTTGATCCCAACCTTGTGAATAAGATATTAGATCCCCGTCATTTGAGCAAAGTATCAGAAACATTCAGTGGTATTGTGCAAACCATTCAACATAATGGTCCTTGGGCTTCTGCTTGGGTTGGAGAATCTGGAGGCGCCTTTAACAGTGGTGGTCATCGTGTGTCTAATACATTCGTGAATAGCTTTTG GTACTTAGATCAGCTTGGAATGGCAGCCAAGTACCACACAAAGGTATATTGCCGGCAAACATTAATTGGTGGAAACTACGGTCTTCTCAACGCAACCACATTCATACCCAATCCTGACTACTACAG TGCCCTTTTGTGGCATCGACTTATGGGGAAAGGTGTTCTAGCTGTTGGAAGCGATGCTTCACCATATCTGCGTGCTTATGCCCATTGCTCGAAAGGACGA GCAGGTATAACCTTACTGCTAATCAATTTAAGCAATCAGACTGATTATATAATCAGTGTTCGAAATAGCATGACAATGAGGTTGCACACGAAAAAGAAAATGCAGACAGAAAGCTCTTTGATTCATGGCCTTAAGAGATCGGTTTCATGGGTTGGACACGACACATTAAACGGAGCAACCAGAGAGGAGTATCATCTAACTCCGAAAGATGGGTACCTTAGAAGTGAAACCATGGTTCTAAATGGAATCCCATTACAGCTTACTGAAAGTGGAGACATCCCAAGAATGGATCCTGTCCATAACAATGTGAATTCTCCTATATATATAAGTTCTTTATCCATTTCATTCATAGTATTCCCTAATTTTGATGCTCCCTCTTGTGCATGA
- the LOC110617506 gene encoding heparanase-like protein 1 isoform X3, which yields MALFIRHKFAFRYLRMRIGGSLQDQVFYDVGNLNSTCHPFRKMKDGLFGFSKGCLHMNRWDELNHLFSRTGAIVTFSLNALHGRHQIRKGVWGGAWDSSNAYDFMNYTVSKGYKIDSWEFGNELSGSGIGASVSAELYGKDVIKLKEIIKDLYKNSDSKPSLVAPGGFYNQQWYAKLLQVSGSGIVNIMTHHIYNLGAGVDPNLVNKILDPRHLSKVSETFSGIVQTIQHNGPWASAWVGESGGAFNSGGHRVSNTFVNSFWYLDQLGMAAKYHTKVYCRQTLIGGNYGLLNATTFIPNPDYYSALLWHRLMGKGVLAVGSDASPYLRAYAHCSKGRAGITLLLINLSNQTDYIISVRNSMTMRLHTKKKMQTESSLIHGLKRSVSWVGHDTLNGATREEYHLTPKDGYLRSETMVLNGIPLQLTESGDIPRMDPVHNNVNSPIYISSLSISFIVFPNFDAPSCA from the exons ATGGCACTATTCATCCGTCATAAATTTG CTTTCAGGTACCTGAGGATGAGAATTGGAGGTTCTTTGCAAGACCAAGTATTTTATGATGTAGGAAATTTGAATTCTACTTGCCATCCATTTAGAAAGATGAAAGATGGGCTGTTTGGATTTTCAAAGGGATGTTTACACATGAACCGATGGGACGAGCTGAATCATTTATTCAGTAGAACAGG GGCCATTGTGACATTCAGCTTAAACGCCCTCCATGGTAGGCATCAGATCAGGAAGGGTGTTTGGGGAGGAGCGTGGGATTCAAGTAATGcttatgattttatgaattaCACTGTCTCAAAAGGATACAAGATAGATTCATGGGAATTTG GTAATGAGTTGAGTGGAAGTGGCATTGGTGCAAGTGTCAGTGCAGAACTCTATGGGAAAGATGTGATCAAACTTAAAGAGATTATCAAGGATTTGTACAAGAACTCTGATTCCAAACCTTCACTTGTAGCACCTGGAGGATTTTATAACCAGCAGTGGTATGCTAAGCTTCTTCAGGTTTCAGGTTCAGGCATAGTCAATATCATGACTCATCATATATACAACTTAGGTGCAG GTGTTGATCCCAACCTTGTGAATAAGATATTAGATCCCCGTCATTTGAGCAAAGTATCAGAAACATTCAGTGGTATTGTGCAAACCATTCAACATAATGGTCCTTGGGCTTCTGCTTGGGTTGGAGAATCTGGAGGCGCCTTTAACAGTGGTGGTCATCGTGTGTCTAATACATTCGTGAATAGCTTTTG GTACTTAGATCAGCTTGGAATGGCAGCCAAGTACCACACAAAGGTATATTGCCGGCAAACATTAATTGGTGGAAACTACGGTCTTCTCAACGCAACCACATTCATACCCAATCCTGACTACTACAG TGCCCTTTTGTGGCATCGACTTATGGGGAAAGGTGTTCTAGCTGTTGGAAGCGATGCTTCACCATATCTGCGTGCTTATGCCCATTGCTCGAAAGGACGA GCAGGTATAACCTTACTGCTAATCAATTTAAGCAATCAGACTGATTATATAATCAGTGTTCGAAATAGCATGACAATGAGGTTGCACACGAAAAAGAAAATGCAGACAGAAAGCTCTTTGATTCATGGCCTTAAGAGATCGGTTTCATGGGTTGGACACGACACATTAAACGGAGCAACCAGAGAGGAGTATCATCTAACTCCGAAAGATGGGTACCTTAGAAGTGAAACCATGGTTCTAAATGGAATCCCATTACAGCTTACTGAAAGTGGAGACATCCCAAGAATGGATCCTGTCCATAACAATGTGAATTCTCCTATATATATAAGTTCTTTATCCATTTCATTCATAGTATTCCCTAATTTTGATGCTCCCTCTTGTGCATGA
- the LOC110617506 gene encoding heparanase-like protein 1 isoform X2 encodes MKSSIIICPMGYCLSLLFFLASLPGIFAQDVKHATVVVDGTLTTATTDDNFICATLDWWPHDKCDYNQCPWHYSSVINLNLSRPLLAKAIQAFRYLRMRIGGSLQDQVFYDVGNLNSTCHPFRKMKDGLFGFSKGCLHMNRWDELNHLFSRTGAIVTFSLNALHGRHQIRKGVWGGAWDSSNAYDFMNYTVSKGYKIDSWEFGNELSGSGIGASVSAELYGKDVIKLKEIIKDLYKNSDSKPSLVAPGGFYNQQWYAKLLQVSGSGIVNIMTHHIYNLGAGVDPNLVNKILDPRHLSKVSETFSGIVQTIQHNGPWASAWVGESGGAFNSGGHRVSNTFVNSFWYLDQLGMAAKYHTKVYCRQTLIGGNYGLLNATTFIPNPDYYSALLWHRLMGKGVLAVGSDASPYLRAYAHCSKGRAGITLLLINLSNQTDYIISVRNSMTMRLHTKKKMQTESSLIHGLKRSVSWVGHDTLNGATREEYHLTPKDGYLRSETMVLNGIPLQLTESGDIPRMDPVHNNNNRRRVV; translated from the exons ATGAAGAGTAGTATAATTATTTGCCCAATGGGATACTGTCTGTCCTTGCTTTTCTTTCTGGCTTCTCTCCCTGGCATTTTTGCTCAAGATGTTAAACATGCTACAGTTGTGGTTGATGGGACGCTCACTACTGCTACAACAGATGATAATTTCATTTGTGCTACCCTAGATTGGTGGCCTCATGATAAGTGTGACTACAACCAGTGTCCATGGCACTATTCATCCGTCATAAATTTG AACTTGTCTCGTCCTCTTCTAGCAAAAGCTATCCAAG CTTTCAGGTACCTGAGGATGAGAATTGGAGGTTCTTTGCAAGACCAAGTATTTTATGATGTAGGAAATTTGAATTCTACTTGCCATCCATTTAGAAAGATGAAAGATGGGCTGTTTGGATTTTCAAAGGGATGTTTACACATGAACCGATGGGACGAGCTGAATCATTTATTCAGTAGAACAGG GGCCATTGTGACATTCAGCTTAAACGCCCTCCATGGTAGGCATCAGATCAGGAAGGGTGTTTGGGGAGGAGCGTGGGATTCAAGTAATGcttatgattttatgaattaCACTGTCTCAAAAGGATACAAGATAGATTCATGGGAATTTG GTAATGAGTTGAGTGGAAGTGGCATTGGTGCAAGTGTCAGTGCAGAACTCTATGGGAAAGATGTGATCAAACTTAAAGAGATTATCAAGGATTTGTACAAGAACTCTGATTCCAAACCTTCACTTGTAGCACCTGGAGGATTTTATAACCAGCAGTGGTATGCTAAGCTTCTTCAGGTTTCAGGTTCAGGCATAGTCAATATCATGACTCATCATATATACAACTTAGGTGCAG GTGTTGATCCCAACCTTGTGAATAAGATATTAGATCCCCGTCATTTGAGCAAAGTATCAGAAACATTCAGTGGTATTGTGCAAACCATTCAACATAATGGTCCTTGGGCTTCTGCTTGGGTTGGAGAATCTGGAGGCGCCTTTAACAGTGGTGGTCATCGTGTGTCTAATACATTCGTGAATAGCTTTTG GTACTTAGATCAGCTTGGAATGGCAGCCAAGTACCACACAAAGGTATATTGCCGGCAAACATTAATTGGTGGAAACTACGGTCTTCTCAACGCAACCACATTCATACCCAATCCTGACTACTACAG TGCCCTTTTGTGGCATCGACTTATGGGGAAAGGTGTTCTAGCTGTTGGAAGCGATGCTTCACCATATCTGCGTGCTTATGCCCATTGCTCGAAAGGACGA GCAGGTATAACCTTACTGCTAATCAATTTAAGCAATCAGACTGATTATATAATCAGTGTTCGAAATAGCATGACAATGAGGTTGCACACGAAAAAGAAAATGCAGACAGAAAGCTCTTTGATTCATGGCCTTAAGAGATCGGTTTCATGGGTTGGACACGACACATTAAACGGAGCAACCAGAGAGGAGTATCATCTAACTCCGAAAGATGGGTACCTTAGAAGTGAAACCATGGTTCTAAATGGAATCCCATTACAGCTTACTGAAAGTGGAGACATCCCAAGAATGGATCCTGTCCATAACAAT aaCAATCGACGGCGCGTGGTGTAG